One window of Candidatus Methylomirabilis tolerans genomic DNA carries:
- a CDS encoding NADH-quinone oxidoreductase subunit J, with protein VGRLLFTDFLIPFEITSVILLIAIIGAMVLARR; from the coding sequence GTCGGCCGTCTCCTGTTTACCGATTTTCTCATCCCGTTTGAGATCACCTCCGTCATTCTTCTTATTGCCATTATCGGCGCCATGGTCTTAGCCAGGAGGTAG
- a CDS encoding NADH-quinone oxidoreductase subunit M, producing MSQTGVPILSVLIALPLCGVLLLASINGAREALIKWLALGISGLNLLLSLIVYVRFDPARADMQFVERVPWIDSIGSHYFLGVDGISLPLLLLTMFLTPIAILASFSGIANRVKAYMICMLLLQSGMIGVFVALDLVLFYVFWEGMLIPMYFLIGVWGGPRRIYATVKFVLYTMAGSVLMLLAMIAVAFLHQESTGRLTFDLLELIGGSIPYGTQLLLFSAFALAFAIKVPMFPFHTWLPDAHVEAPTAGSVLLAGVLLKMGTYGFLRFALPLFPEAAVAFTPLISTLAVIGILYGALVAMAQDDLKRLVAYSSVSHLGFVMLGIFAMNPQAVEGSILQMVNHGLSTGALFLLVGMIYERRHTRMIEEFGGLSRVLPRFALCFLVVTMSSIGLPGLNGFVGEFLILAGTFRVHKGFAVLATIGIILAAVYMLRMWQRVMWGQSRRAENLTLNDIGRREMAMLVPIILLILWIGLNPNPLLRRMDASVVQLLCDVRSTECERQGTGWRVSGDEAEQVSPYFIRYPTPYTLYPVFEVRSAN from the coding sequence ATGAGTCAAACGGGCGTTCCGATCCTATCAGTACTTATTGCCCTTCCGCTATGTGGCGTTTTGTTGCTCGCATCTATCAATGGGGCACGGGAAGCGCTGATCAAGTGGCTTGCGCTGGGCATCTCCGGTCTGAACCTCCTGCTTTCTCTGATTGTGTATGTACGCTTTGATCCAGCCAGAGCCGATATGCAATTTGTCGAGCGGGTGCCGTGGATTGATTCGATCGGGAGTCACTATTTTCTCGGAGTTGATGGGATCAGTCTGCCGCTGTTGCTCCTCACGATGTTTCTCACGCCTATCGCCATTCTCGCCTCATTCTCAGGAATTGCGAATCGGGTGAAAGCGTACATGATCTGCATGCTGCTGCTGCAAAGCGGCATGATCGGAGTGTTTGTCGCCCTGGATCTGGTGCTCTTCTACGTCTTTTGGGAGGGGATGCTGATCCCGATGTATTTTCTGATCGGGGTCTGGGGCGGCCCAAGGCGGATCTATGCCACCGTGAAGTTTGTCCTCTATACGATGGCGGGAAGCGTCCTGATGCTGCTGGCGATGATCGCCGTGGCCTTCCTGCATCAAGAAAGCACGGGTCGGCTGACGTTTGACCTCCTGGAGCTGATCGGCGGGTCGATTCCGTATGGGACGCAACTGTTGCTGTTCTCCGCCTTTGCCCTTGCCTTTGCCATCAAGGTGCCGATGTTCCCGTTCCACACATGGCTTCCGGATGCCCATGTGGAGGCGCCGACGGCGGGAAGCGTATTGTTAGCCGGGGTGCTCTTGAAAATGGGAACCTACGGGTTCCTCCGATTCGCGCTCCCGCTCTTTCCGGAAGCCGCCGTCGCCTTTACCCCATTGATCTCTACGCTTGCCGTGATCGGCATCCTGTACGGCGCACTGGTTGCCATGGCTCAGGATGATCTGAAGCGGCTGGTGGCCTATAGCTCAGTAAGCCACCTGGGATTCGTGATGCTGGGTATCTTCGCCATGAACCCGCAGGCCGTAGAGGGCTCAATCCTCCAAATGGTTAATCATGGTCTTTCCACCGGCGCCCTCTTCCTGCTGGTTGGGATGATCTATGAGCGACGCCATACCAGGATGATAGAGGAGTTCGGCGGACTTTCGCGGGTGCTCCCTCGCTTCGCGCTCTGTTTCCTGGTTGTGACCATGTCTTCCATAGGCCTTCCGGGCCTGAACGGGTTTGTAGGAGAGTTCCTGATTCTGGCGGGGACATTCCGCGTCCACAAAGGATTTGCGGTACTCGCGACCATCGGGATTATCCTGGCAGCGGTCTATATGCTTCGGATGTGGCAACGTGTGATGTGGGGGCAAAGCCGACGGGCTGAGAATCTGACGCTCAACGATATCGGCCGGCGCGAGATGGCGATGCTGGTCCCGATCATCCTGCTCATACTATGGATCGGCCTGAATCCAAATCCCCTTCTCAGAAGGATGGATGCGTCGGTCGTGCAGCTCCTCTGCGATGTGCGAAGTACAGAGTGCGAAAGGCAAGGTACAGGGTGGAGGGTGTCGGGTGACGAAGCCGAACAGGTCTCCCCGTATTTTATCCGATACCCTACCCCCTACACCCTATACCCTGTTTTTGAGGTGCGGAGCGCGAATTGA
- the nuoK gene encoding NADH-quinone oxidoreductase subunit NuoK produces MTGTVPLSAYLILSAVLFVIGVAGVLIRRNVLVIFMAIELMLNAVNLTFVAFSRFLHSMDGQIIVLFVMAVAAAEVAVGLAIIIALYRNKESVNVDDINLLKG; encoded by the coding sequence ATGACTGGAACCGTGCCACTAAGCGCGTACCTGATCTTGAGCGCTGTCCTCTTTGTCATCGGGGTCGCCGGGGTACTGATCCGGCGCAATGTGCTGGTGATCTTCATGGCGATCGAACTGATGCTGAATGCGGTCAATCTTACCTTTGTGGCGTTCTCGAGGTTTCTCCACTCGATGGATGGACAGATCATTGTCTTGTTCGTAATGGCGGTGGCGGCGGCCGAGGTAGCAGTAGGGTTGGCCATCATCATTGCGCTGTATAGAAATAAAGAGTCCGTGAATGTGGACGATATCAATCTGCTGAAAGGGTAG
- the nuoL gene encoding NADH-quinone oxidoreductase subunit L: protein MIWLIPIIPLAGSLVVGLMGRRISRGLATGIACGAPSLSLLLSLMAFTRLLQMPTDERLLRSSLGSWIASGDFSVSFGFLFDPLSAIMSLVVCGVGLLIHIYSIGYMGEDRDYHRFFSLLNLFLAEMLILVLADNYLLLFVGWEGVGLCSYLLIGFWFDRPAAASAGTKAFLVNRIGDGAMVVGMIWMILLFGSLDFQTVFAEAPTLLAYGSITALLLTLLLFVGATGKSAQLPLYVWLPDAMEGPTPVSALIHAATMVTAGVYLVARSAPLFQLAPVTLEIVAWVGGLTALYAASIALVQTDIKRIIAYSTISQLGYMFLGLGVGAYAAGIFHLMTHAFFKALLFLSAGSVIHALAGEQDIRKMGGLRKSLRVTATSFLVGALANAGIVPFAGFWSKDEILAAVYGSGHRLLWVIGAMTAAGTALYMFRLYFLAFEGKSRLDAHTLSHLHEAPWSMRLPLVLLALGSATVGFVGVPPGSGLLQRFLDSVFPVAAHEGGSAPPLFEILLAIVVLVMAVGGIAIAFRYCLLNPERSEALARQYPTLYRTLLHKYWVDELYDKVVIHPIVTSARAVSESFDTRIVDGSVNGIAMLTTRAGSLLRRLHTGHVSAYILSILIGAVALLGYLAFSG from the coding sequence ATGATTTGGCTGATTCCCATCATACCGCTGGCGGGGAGCCTCGTTGTCGGTCTGATGGGACGTCGGATATCGAGAGGGCTGGCGACAGGTATCGCCTGCGGCGCCCCATCGCTTTCGCTGCTCCTTTCCCTGATGGCCTTTACCCGTCTCCTTCAGATGCCGACGGATGAGCGCCTGCTTCGCTCCTCTCTCGGCTCCTGGATCGCCTCCGGAGATTTCTCGGTCTCGTTCGGATTTCTGTTCGATCCCCTCTCTGCCATCATGTCGCTGGTGGTCTGCGGGGTGGGCTTGCTGATTCATATCTACTCGATCGGCTATATGGGGGAGGACCGCGACTACCACCGCTTCTTTTCGCTGCTCAACCTCTTTCTGGCTGAGATGCTGATCCTGGTCCTGGCCGACAACTACCTCCTGCTCTTTGTGGGATGGGAGGGGGTGGGCCTTTGTTCGTACCTGTTGATCGGGTTCTGGTTTGATCGACCGGCTGCGGCATCGGCAGGCACCAAGGCCTTTCTGGTGAACCGAATCGGCGACGGCGCCATGGTGGTAGGGATGATCTGGATGATCCTGCTGTTCGGATCATTGGACTTTCAGACCGTATTTGCAGAAGCACCGACCTTGCTTGCGTATGGCTCTATAACCGCACTGCTTCTTACCCTCCTCCTGTTCGTCGGGGCAACCGGCAAGTCGGCCCAACTCCCATTGTATGTCTGGTTACCTGATGCGATGGAGGGACCTACCCCCGTCTCGGCGCTTATCCATGCTGCTACCATGGTGACGGCAGGCGTCTACCTGGTCGCCCGGTCTGCTCCCCTGTTCCAGCTCGCCCCCGTCACCCTGGAGATCGTGGCCTGGGTTGGTGGCCTTACGGCCCTCTATGCCGCAAGCATCGCCCTGGTTCAGACCGATATCAAGCGGATTATCGCTTACTCGACCATCTCCCAGCTCGGCTACATGTTTTTGGGCCTGGGAGTCGGGGCATACGCGGCGGGGATCTTCCATCTGATGACCCATGCCTTCTTCAAGGCGCTCCTCTTCCTGTCGGCCGGGTCGGTGATTCATGCGCTGGCCGGCGAGCAGGATATCAGGAAGATGGGAGGTTTGCGGAAGTCCCTCCGTGTCACCGCGACGAGCTTTCTTGTCGGCGCGCTGGCTAACGCCGGAATTGTCCCCTTCGCCGGTTTCTGGAGCAAGGACGAGATCCTTGCTGCCGTCTATGGTTCGGGACATCGGCTGCTCTGGGTCATTGGGGCGATGACCGCGGCGGGCACTGCATTGTACATGTTTCGTCTCTATTTCCTCGCCTTTGAGGGGAAGTCGAGGCTCGACGCGCATACGCTCAGCCACCTACACGAGGCGCCGTGGAGCATGCGCCTGCCGCTTGTGTTGTTGGCGCTCGGATCGGCGACCGTCGGGTTTGTCGGTGTCCCGCCGGGGTCAGGCCTGCTGCAACGCTTTCTGGATTCGGTCTTCCCGGTTGCGGCGCATGAGGGGGGCTCGGCCCCGCCGCTCTTTGAGATCTTGCTCGCAATTGTGGTGCTTGTAATGGCAGTGGGGGGAATCGCCATAGCCTTTCGTTACTGTCTCCTGAACCCCGAAAGATCCGAAGCGCTGGCTAGGCAATACCCCACCCTCTACCGCACCCTCTTGCATAAATATTGGGTTGACGAGCTGTACGATAAGGTTGTGATTCATCCGATCGTCACCTCTGCTCGCGCTGTATCGGAGTCGTTCGATACGCGCATTGTCGACGGGTCAGTCAACGGCATCGCGATGCTGACAACCCGGGCCGGCAGCCTGCTGAGGCGGCTGCACACCGGCCATGTTTCAGCCTATATCCTTTCGATCCTGATAGGCGCCGTGGCCCTCCTGGGATATCTGGCGTTTTCAGGATAA
- a CDS encoding NADH-quinone oxidoreductase subunit N, whose amino-acid sequence MELVLPQIDLAPFAPLIPVALGGLTTLVVDLYLPPGRKQCVAILSLIAIAASIFLSIHSWGIVRYGLHDAVVSDRFSLFFYLVLGLIGMLTILLSMGYLGTAAADQGEYYSLVLFSVLGMMLMAAGGDLIVIFLGLETFSLALYTLAGFWKTELRSNESALKYLLLGAFASAFFLYGIALIYGATGTTMLRQITAFLADGQPPTPLFIIGGGLLLVGFGFKIASVPFHMWAPDVYEGAPTSVTAFMIAGTKVAAFAAFLRVFLLALPVLHVQWSVAIWILAVLTMTVGNLVALVQGNIKRMLAYSSIAHAGYLLVALVAGGSSGVTGILFYLVAYALMNLGVFAVIIALQGPQQERLLLTDYAGLGWQRPVLAACMAVFMFSLAGIPPTAGFMGKLYIFSAALEGDYPGLAVIGVLNSVVSVYFYLRVIVIMYMSEAASPLPDRSRGQSLFVPTSTAAVLAVAMSVLGTLHLGLFPARLLDLARQSVSAITG is encoded by the coding sequence ATGGAGCTTGTACTGCCTCAGATTGACTTAGCTCCCTTTGCGCCGCTCATACCGGTAGCCTTGGGCGGCCTGACGACACTGGTAGTGGATCTGTACCTTCCGCCTGGACGGAAACAGTGTGTCGCCATCCTGAGCCTGATAGCGATCGCTGCATCGATCTTTCTCTCGATTCACTCATGGGGAATAGTTCGCTACGGGCTTCATGACGCGGTCGTATCGGACCGGTTTTCGCTCTTCTTTTACCTTGTGCTCGGCCTGATTGGCATGCTGACCATCCTGCTGTCGATGGGCTACCTGGGCACAGCAGCCGCTGATCAGGGAGAGTATTATAGTCTGGTGCTCTTTTCGGTGTTGGGGATGATGCTGATGGCCGCAGGGGGAGACCTGATCGTCATATTCCTTGGGCTGGAAACCTTCTCGCTCGCCTTGTATACGCTTGCCGGGTTCTGGAAGACAGAGCTTCGCTCCAATGAGTCGGCGTTGAAGTACCTCCTGCTTGGCGCCTTCGCCAGTGCTTTTTTCCTCTATGGCATTGCCCTGATCTATGGAGCGACCGGTACGACCATGCTCCGGCAGATTACAGCCTTTCTTGCCGATGGGCAGCCCCCCACGCCCCTGTTTATAATCGGGGGAGGGTTGCTGCTGGTTGGGTTCGGATTCAAGATCGCCTCCGTTCCGTTCCATATGTGGGCCCCTGACGTGTATGAGGGGGCGCCCACCTCTGTCACCGCGTTCATGATCGCCGGGACCAAGGTGGCAGCATTTGCCGCCTTCCTGCGCGTATTTCTTCTGGCATTACCCGTCCTTCACGTGCAATGGTCGGTGGCGATCTGGATTCTGGCGGTCCTCACCATGACCGTGGGGAATCTGGTTGCTCTGGTTCAAGGCAACATTAAGCGGATGCTTGCCTATAGTTCGATCGCACATGCCGGGTATCTGTTGGTCGCGTTGGTCGCCGGTGGATCATCCGGGGTTACCGGCATTCTCTTCTACCTTGTCGCGTATGCCCTCATGAACCTTGGCGTCTTCGCCGTGATCATCGCGTTGCAAGGTCCTCAGCAGGAGCGGCTGTTGCTCACCGACTACGCCGGTCTCGGATGGCAGCGACCGGTCCTGGCTGCCTGCATGGCTGTGTTCATGTTTTCGCTGGCCGGGATCCCTCCAACAGCCGGTTTCATGGGCAAGCTGTACATCTTCAGCGCTGCCCTTGAAGGCGACTATCCGGGTCTGGCGGTGATCGGTGTTTTGAACAGCGTCGTTTCGGTCTACTTTTATCTTCGCGTCATCGTGATCATGTACATGAGTGAGGCAGCCTCCCCGCTTCCCGATCGGAGTCGAGGACAGAGTCTGTTCGTTCCGACATCTACAGCGGCTGTCCTGGCCGTCGCGATGTCTGTGCTGGGGACCCTTCACCTGGGTCTGTTTCCGGCAAGGTTATTGGACCTGGCGCGGCAGTCAGTCTCCGCTATTACAGGATGA